The following coding sequences lie in one Lolium perenne isolate Kyuss_39 chromosome 2, Kyuss_2.0, whole genome shotgun sequence genomic window:
- the LOC127329520 gene encoding uncharacterized protein, whose amino-acid sequence MELLPVDLLADILHRLSAHDLAAARCVHSSWRAVIHSHRLMQLVPLPLAGIFLSFNDHAFSELLARPTPPSAKVSGKLHQYMPTADPVPVADHCNGLLLLSCGYVANPATRRWATLRLGSWKTSTIISTAIGFQITADKRHQKIDSSGTLTTTMFST is encoded by the coding sequence ATGGAGCTGCTACCGGTGGACCTACTCGCCGACATCCTCCACCGTCTCTCCGCGCACGACCTCGCCGCGGCGCGGTGCGTGCACAGTTCCTGGCGCGCCGTCATCCACAGCCACCGCCTGATGCAACTTGTCCCGCTCCCGCTCGCCGGCATCTTCCTCAGCTTCAACGACCACGCATTCTCGGAGCTCTTGGCCCGCCCCACGCCGCCGTCCGCCAAGGTCAGCGGCAAGCTCCACCAGTACATGCCGACCGCTGATCCAGTCCCCGTCGCAGACCACTGcaacggcctcctcctccttAGCTGCGGCTACGTAGCCAACCCCGCCACGCGGCGGTGGGCAACCCTGCGTCTTGGGTCATGGAAGACGTCAACTATCATTTCTACTGCGATAGGTTTCCAGATTACGGCGGACAAGCGCCACCAGAAGATAGATTCGAGTGGGACTCTGACAACGACGATGTTCTCGACATGa
- the LOC127336635 gene encoding uncharacterized protein → MAGGGGAAGGVGCTRVSVADRRAWNRPTPAKRNRRRRTGTLGFKRRLLRPATHWMADGLIASRGKRKCQRDYVPGGSSSDQASTEGSPCQLDDTSQSGKTDVYSGPDLPEDMWHHIHSLMPLRDAARAACLSQSFRYSWKHHPNLILSRETLGLDEHVHQKETTMDFRSKIDHILRNHSGNGLRKLKLRMVPNYNAKDSDYIDRWLQITVTPAIEELTLAVSLDSHKYKFPCTLLSNGMADSLRHLFLAGCSFHPTPGLCCLRSLTKLELVMVRTTGDELWSLLSSSPALERLSLNCCNKVSYLKIPCHLERLSHVEVHECSKLRVIESKAPNLSRFHFLGKLKVQISLGETLQVKNLHMNCTDFGCDTRAELACSMLSREVINSPNVYSKFLELKSLNITIGELPFGRSFDCSSLVSLFGASLSLETFISHVSNELKQHAMAFGDPSGLWILGTGGGLSPMNKGLVELACHVLRAWLS, encoded by the exons ATGGCGGGCGGGGGTGGCGCAGCGGGTGGCGTGGGCTGTACTAGGGTTTCAGTCGCCGACCGGAGAGCTTGGAATCGACCGACGCCGGCGAAGAGGAACCGGAGGCGGAGGACCGGGACGCTCGGATTCAAGCGGCGCCTCCTCCGTCCCGCTACTCATTGGATGGCAG ACGGATTGATTGCTTCGCGGGGTAAAAGGAAGTGCCAACGAGATTATGTTCCAGGTGGATCAAGTAGTGACCAGGCAAGCACAGAAGGATCGCCCTGCCAACTAGATGATACTTCTCAGAGTGGCAAAACAGATGTGTATTCAGGTCCAGATCTTCCAGAG GACATGTGGCATCATATACATTCCTTAATGCCTCTGAGAGATGCTGCCCGAGCCGCCTGCCTGTCTCAATCCTTTCGCTATTCTTGGAAACACCATCCCAACCTAATTTTGAGTAGGGAAACATTGGGCTTGGACGAACATGTGCATCAAAAGGAAACAACTATGGATTTCAGAAGCAAAATTGACCACATCCTTAGAAACCACTCCGGCAATGGTCTGAGAAAACTCAAACTCAGGATGGTTCCAAATTACAATGCCAAGGACTCTGATTATATCGATAGATGGCTTCAAATTACTGTTACACCAGCGATTGAAGAACTCACCCTTGCCGTGTCTTTAGATAGTCACAAATACAAGTTCCCGTGCACACTTTTATCGAATGGGATGGCAGACTCGCTTCGTCATCTTTTCCTTGCCGGTTGTTCCTTTCATCCTACACCTGGGCTTTGTTGCTTGAGAAGCCTGACAAAATTAGAGCTGGTTATGGTGCGTACTACAGGGGACGAGTTATGGAGCCTTCTTTCCAGTTCGCCAGCTTTAGAACGGCTTTCACTTAATTGTTGCAACAAAGTAAGCTACTTGAAGATACCTTGCCATCTTGAGCGGCTAAGCCACGTTGAGGTGCATGAATGCAGCAAGCTGCGAGTGATAGAGAGCAAAGCTCCAAATCTCTCCAGATTTCACTTTCTAGGTAAGCTCAAGGTACAAATCTCACTTGGAGAAACATTGCAAGTGAAGAACTTGCACATGAACTGTACCGATTTTGGTTGTGATACTCGAGCAGAACTGGCATGCAGCATGCTAAGCAGGGAG GTGATCAATTCACCAAATGTTTATAGTAAATTTCTTGAGCTGAAGTCCTTGAATATTACAATTGGAGAATTGCCCTTCGGTCGGAGCTTTGATTGTTCTTCTCTGGTCTCTTTGTTTGGTGCTTCACTCTCTTTGGAGACCTTCATCTCGCAT GTTTCCAATGAACTCAAGCAGCATGCAATGGCTTTTGGAGATCCTTCGGGGCTGTGGATCTTGGGGACCGGCGGTGGTTTGTCCCCAATGAATAAGGGGCTGGTTGAGTTAGCATGTCATGTGCTCAGAGCCTGGTTAAGCTAA
- the LOC127336639 gene encoding subtilisin-chymotrypsin inhibitor-2A, with the protein MSSSDEVAGGKKTSWPELVGKSIEEAKKTILNDRPDVKTVEVFPVGTGVTKDLRFDRVRIFVDTVAEIPRIG; encoded by the coding sequence ATGAGCTCCTCGGACGAAGTCGCCGGCGGCAAGAAGACGTCGTGGCCGGAGCTGGTCGGGAAATCCATCGAGGAGGCGAAGAAGACCATCCTCAACGACAGGCCGGACGTGAAAACCGTCGAGGTCTTCCCGGTGGGCACGGGGGTGACCAAGGACTTGAGGTTTGACCGCGTCCGTATCTTCGTCGACACCGTCGCCGAGATCCCCCGCATCGGCTAG
- the LOC127336636 gene encoding uncharacterized protein: protein MESPSARRRRSPPPPNGASSGRLQPSSDRISALADDMILLILARLGSVRAAARTGLLSRRWLGLWTRLADLAFRADAADKIEAALARFSAAASAVASSIRISFPVTPREPSPLLRAAALLSPAELVLVLREEPRQAYGGAVVLPCFHRAASIEVDAGLHIIRPPPAGEFPALESLSLAGNVAGLGALLGRCPRLRVLAVTFRGVDPDSLDAELAALEPAAARGLELSLFGVHFDTRHRHGVDAARFHRLLCTAARLSPQKLRFTHDFALDMEAAAHLPCFHRATSIELDVGLLRISPPPSGDFPVLENLSIAGNIVDLRTLLGRCPRLRILGVVFRGVLHLRALKAALKALEAAAAALGLTLSLLGVDSRSTDNLYAPGFRDLLRAMARISVQKLVFTHHFDSPIEANLPCFQRAMSIELDLENVYFTALLDGEFSALEGLSISEGCSIVDLSTLLSRCPRLRVLKVAMASGDVTVHSASVQDLHVHSNTECHTIDIVTPKLKKLEMEISAGSGSELSVSISAPMVEKVSWKRRYTTSAVMFGFWRLECASLESGQELDTCDPRVHTLCLHISCILSGRLGSRPILAKETEKLLITNFSVLDLRLCTCGHIFGALVLRILGMERIRAATEKLKIVIQPSCPPRRACSGNCPCANPKNWRRQSISLPCLDELEIDGLTGEDHEIDFLGVISKCSPMLKRVTVKLACTFGDCSTKIYNCFVAYPSVNCHVYSSSGNLVEQASG from the exons ATGGAATCGCCATCGGCGCGTCGCAggcgctcgccgccgccgccgaatgGAGCCAGCTCCGGGCGCCTTCAGCCGTCTTCAGACCGCATCAGCGCTCTAGCCGACGACATGATCCTGCTGATCCTCGCACGCCTCGGCAGCGTCCGCGCCGCCGCGCGCACCGGCCTCCTCTCGCGGCGGTGGCTCGGCCTCTGGACGCGCCTCGCCGATCTCGCCTTCCGCGCCGACGCGGCCGACAAGATCGAGGCGGCGCTCGCCAGATTCTCCGCCGCCGCTTCGGCCGTGGCGTCCTCCATCCGCATCAGCTTCCCGGTAACACCACGTGAACCGAGCCCGCTGCTGCGCGCCGCGGCGCTGCTCTCGCCGGCGGAGCTGGTGCTCGTCCTCAGGGAGGAGCCTCGGCAGGCGTACGGCGGAGCCGTGGTGCTGCCCTGCTTCCACCGCGCCGCCTCGATCGAGGTCGACGCCGGGCTGCACATCATCAGGCCGCCGCCGGCCGGGGAGTTCCCCGCGCTCGAGAGTCTGTCCCTCGCCGGCAACGTCGCCGGCCTCGGCGCCTTGCTCGGCCGCTGCCCGCGCCTGCGCGTGCTCGCCGTCACCTTCCGCGGCGTCGATCCCGACTCGCTCGATGCCGAGCTCGCCGCGCTCGaaccggcggcggcgcgcggcctcGAGCTGTCACTCTTCGGCGTCCACTTTGACACTCGCCACAGACACGGAGTCGACGCCGCTCGATTCCACCGCCTTCTCTGCACCGCGGCGAGGCTGTCGCCGCAGAAGCTCAGGTTCACTCACGATTTTGCCCTGGATATGGAAGCAGCAGCCCACCTGCCCTGCTTCCACCGTGCCACTTCGATCGAGCTCGACGTTGGGTTGCTCAGGATCAGCCCGCCGCCGTCCGGCGATTTCCCTGTCCTCGAGAACTTGTCCATTGCTGGCAACATCGTCGACCTCCGCACCTTGCTCGGCCGCTGCCCGCGCCTTCGCATTCTCGGTGTCGTCTTCCGTGGTGTGCTCCATCTCCGCGCGCTCAAAGCAGCTCTCAAGGCACTTGAGGCGGCGGCTGCCGCGCTCGGCCTCACCTTGTCCCTCCTCGGCGTCGACAGTCGCTCCACAGACAATCTTTACGCCCCGGGATTCCGTGATCTTCTCCGCGCCATGGCGAGGATATCAGTGCAGAAGCTCGTATTCACTCACCACTTTGATTCACCCATTGAGGCCAACCTACCTTGCTTCCAGCGTGCCATGTCAATTGAGCTGGATCTAGAAAATGTATACTTCACAGCACTGCTGGATGGCGAGTTCTCGGCGCTCGAGGGGCTGTCCATCTCTGAGGGTTGTAGCATTGTCGACCTCAGCACCTTGCTCAGCCGCTGCCCACGCTTGCGTGTGCTCAAGGTGGCCATGGCTTCGGGTGATGTCACGGTCCACTCGGCGTCGGTGCAGGACCTTCATGTCCATAGTAACACGGAATGCCACACCATCGACATAGTCACACCCAAGCTTAAGAAATTGGAGATGGAGATTTCGGCTGGTAGTGGTAGCGAACTCAGCGTGTCCATCTCAGCGCCTATGGTTGAGAAGGTCTCATGGAAGCGCCGGTACACAACATCGGCTGTGATGTTTGGTTTCTGGCGTCTCGAGTGCGCGAGTCTAGAGAGCGGGCAAGAGCTAGACACATGTGACCCTCGTGTGCATACCTTGTGCTTGCACATATCTTGCATTCTTAGC GGTCGTCTGGGTTCAAGGCCGATCTTAGCAAAGGAGACGGAGAAACTTTTGATTACCAACTTCTCAGTGCTGGACCTAAGACTGTGCACATGTGGGCACATTTTCGGCGCACTGGTGCTGCGTATACTCGGGATGGAGCGGATTCGTGCTGCTACGGAGAAGCTCAAGATCGTCATCCAACCATCGTGTCCACCG AGACGAGCTTGCTCAGGAAATTGTCCTTGTGCTAACCCCAAGAACTGGAGAAGGCAAAGTATCTCCTTGCCATGCCTCGATGAATTGGAAATCGACGGGCTCACCGGTGAGGACCACGAGATTGACTTCTTAGGCGTTATATCCAAATGCTCGCCGATGCTTAAAAGAGTGACGGTCAAGCTGGCATGTACTTTTGGAGATTGCAGCACCAAAATCTACAACTGTTTCGTGGCGTATCCTTCCGTGAATTGCCATGTCTATTCGAGCTCTGGTAATTTAGTTGAGCAAGCATCCGGTTAG